In Diabrotica undecimpunctata isolate CICGRU chromosome 9, icDiaUnde3, whole genome shotgun sequence, the DNA window taatatatttgaatattgtttaggcatgaatgatttaagtttatgtatcaaacccttatgccagactttatcaaacgcctgtgccacatctaggaaggttacagaacagacttttcttttctctaatgatctttcaattatagcagttattctatgcacctggtcaattgtcgaatgcttatttctaaatccaaattgatgatctggaattattttcttttctttaattattggtaggattcttcgcaggaggagtttttcaaacacctgggacatcacaggtaggagtgatattggtctatatgatgtcacctcattgaggggtttcccaggctttggtatcatgatcacctcagctatcttTCATAAATTtggaacatattgtagtctaaaggcagcatttattaaatttgttaattttacgatagcttttcttggtagattttttagcagtcttccggtaatgaggtcataacctggtgctttatttgggtcgatttgttctttaattaactcagctacttcttttggggaagttggcttgatattctcatcCATTTGCTTTGCTTCGAGCCAATCCTGGTCATTGTCTTGGTCATCTTGCAACTTAAATGTGTTCTCTAGATGAGTGGCAAATCTCTCTGCCTTCTGCTGATTATTTCTGGCCCAACTACCGTCTTTCAGTTTTATTGGAGGAGAATGTAATATGGGCCTTCTAATTCTTTTTGTAGCTTTCCTAAGCGAGTACTCTTTGTTGCTGTCGTTTGTTAACTCTTCCAGATAAGATTTAAtagattcatttttaattttctgGATTTCCCTTTTAAGTTCCTGGCTGGCATTGTTTAGGTTAGTTTTGTCTCGAGGGGCTCTCGTTTGCTGCCATTTTCTTcttagttttattaattaacgaATTTCTTTAGGGTAGTTATTCcctttaacttttattttcagtATGGGAGTGCAATTTTATGCTGAATCTTGAATATCTTTGACAAATAAATCTAATTCTTGATCTATCTGTTCAATTGTCTTTAGTGGTACGGCTAAAATGATCTTTTCTTCAAGAGTTACTTTAAAACTTTAACAGTCTGTGAGCTTATTAGTTAAGGTTGGGTTGTTCCCTTTTCTAATAATCATATCACTCATGGTTAGAATTATAGGTGAATGATCGGAGTTCATATCCCATCCTTCACAAATGTCCAAGTAATTGgatgagatatttttaattatgaagAAATCTATTAAATCTGGTATCTTATTCCTATCAATTGGCCAATTAGTTGGATTCCCTGTAGATATTACATCTCCTTTCTGATCTTTGACAGctgattattattatttgattatCACATAAtcctttttatattatatttatataatgacAAAAATGATGAGGTTCTCAGAGTTCCAGAGCAAATGCTTGAGCAGCTATCTACAGCAGCAGTGTATTGACTTTTGTATGAACTATAACCCATCTTTAAATTATGTAGATgcgaaataaaataatatttttctttatgttCACATTTGCATTTCATAACTGATAGCAGCATATAACAATAGAGGTCCTCCTATATATTCAACTATAATGCACCATAAAGTTGACTTTATCGCTGCATAATATTTTATATCAAtctgaaataatattttatatctacAGCAGCTCTTAAAGGCAGTTCTACGAACAGTAATATTAAATTCAGCATAGTAGTAAAGCTTTACTAAACATTTCCATAAATAGCGTATGACGGTATATGATCTTTCGCTTATATTttcataaatataataaaattcgaGCTTCTACTGTGTATGTTGTTTTTAAAGTTGATATCGAGGTGAAAAGGTTAAAGGTAGGAAAATGGTTGTTTGCATGAGATACAGACCTTTGTTTCTCTTTTATTTGTCTACACAGTTTATGGATAGTCAGCAATAAAATGAGcacaaataaaatatacaatggaAATATGTAAAATAGTATTTATGTATATATCATACCAGACTAAAGATCAGTTGTATAAAATCTTCaacaaattgaataaacaaattCTGAGTTAAACAATTAAATTCGTCAGTCCCTTGGTGGGATTCTAAATGTCAAGATGCtattaaacttttaaaaacagcATTAAATCGATTAAGGAAATataatacatcatcatcattatttaacccggatctatccactgctggatataggtctccctcagtcttttccatgtatttctgttttgtgctgtttgcatccaatttttgtcgatccgttttatatcatcagaccatcttgttggtggaccacctctacttcgatgtgcttcttgtctcggtctccactgtattattcgctgtgtccatctgttatctgacattctagctatgtgccccgcccagttccacttaagggtcataattctttctatggcatctgtcactcctgttctccgtcttatttcctttttcttgatccgatccctacgagaaatgcctaacatcgatcgttccatggctctttgggtaacacaaattttatttcttactttcttggttaataatgttctgaagctattttcttgtggcattttaaattaattactatttaattgtggcttattcccatttcttggttagtgttaatgtctctgcaccatatgtaagtactggcaacacgcactgattaaagacttttcttctAAGACACATtagcagttctgatttaagaacatagcttagcttgccgaatgccacccaagtgagtcctatgcggcggcttagttcgcacgtttgattatctcttcctatgcgtatctcatgtcctaagtacttatatgaggtggtttcttcaatatgcatgccatttactgaaatcttttcgcttaacacaagatttgtcatgatttgtatttttgtgtggttgatttttaatcctacttgtagggaggctaggtatagttttTCCAGTTGCGATAatgcatcatcgattctgtcagcaaaaaggacaatatcgtcagcaaacctcaaatgactaagcatttctccattgacattaattcctttttcactcagatttgcgttcttaaacatatgctctaataatgttgtaaacaattttggcgaaattgtgtctccctgtcgcactccccgttttattttaaatacgttggtctttttatctgccagtttcacacttgctgtcccattttgatagatgtattttaccatgtttatatagcgatgatctatacggcactctgttaaggcttttaacatcttttgatgacttattgtgtcgaaagctttttcgtagtcaacaaatattatgactaatggcttgttatattcaacactcttttctattaagttcttaattacttgtaaatgatcattcgggccatatcctgctctaaaacctgcttgctctcttggctgatagaaatccaacttacttcctagcctgttggtaataactcttgtaaatagcttatatacttgtgacaacaagctaatggggtggtagtttctaaggtcgctgatatctcccttcttatgaagTAAGATGATTTCCGCGTTGTTCCACTGCGTCGGTGTTATCGCTTCGCACAGACATTTATTGAACAGTTTAGCAAGTGTCAGTAAGAGCTTATTTCCTCCTAGTTTTAGGCTTTCGGTCATTACCCTGTCTTTACCTGGGGATTTATTGTTCATCGTCACCCgaagtgcatttttaatttcgtcaACAGTTATGTTCGGCATTAATTCTGAGCCTTGATTCTCTATGTTTGGTAAGGGACGTCTTTCATCGGATTCACTTGTTTCATAGAGTTGTCTGTAGAAGTCTTCCACTGTTTTCACTATTTCTTCCTTATCAGTCACAATGTCGTcttgtttatttcttaatttatgtatgttcttttttcctgtggacatgttgtgtcttagaactttcagacttctatttttctctatcacccttgtcacctctctcatgttatgttgccgtatgtcttttcggatttctttgtttattgttttactgaGTTGACTAAATTCTGCGTAGTTTGTATTATACCTGTCCTTTAGCCCCCTTCTTTCTTCGATCAGATTTTTAGTGTTGAGACTTATTTTCTcatgttttttcttcattttaggacAGCACAACTTCTCCGCTTCTTTAAGGACTTTTACGATACTTTCGTTTAAAACTTCGACCTGTGTTTCGTCGTTAATTTGTTGAAGGTTATAGTCAATGATGTCACGAAAGTGGTCTATATTTTCGGGCGGGGTCCATTTACGATTGTCtgattttatcatttttgttcgTTCATTCTTTAAATTGAACAGAATTTTTGCTCAAATCTATCTGTGATCGCTTTCAAttgtaaatctgtttaaaacagattattagcaatgataaaatataatacacttgaaaataaattagaattcaaACGACTAAAAGCACGAGCTAGATTCATCATTAAAAGAAGTAAACGTGAGTCATAGAAAAAGTTTGTTTCAGAATTAAATTCATCTACACTAATTAATAAAGTGTGGCAAATGGTACGAAAAATTTTCGGGAAGAATACCCCAAACCACATTAACTTCTtagaagaaaaaccaaaaatatacaCTTCCCCTCTAGGCATAGCCAATATTCTAGCTAATAGTTTTGAAAGATTCTCAAGCGATGATGTTCTTCCTCCagatttttttaccaaaaaagAAAGAGAGGAATCCAAAGGTATTGATATACCGCCTGATgacctttcttcttttaattatcCCATAACCATGGATGAATTAGATTGCTCACTCTAGGATACGAAAAACTCTTCTCCCGGTCCCGATAACATCCCTGCAATATTTCTTCAAAAAAAATTCTTCATCTGTCAAGAAACACTTGCTGaatatctataataatatatGAGCAAAATATCTATAATAATACATAGCAAGTTTCCAAAAATCTGGAGTTCATCTATCGCCAtccctatttataaacaaaatcaaccAAAATCTCTGTCACATTCATATAGACCTATTTCTCTAACTTGTGTAATGTGTAAAGTTCTCGAGAAAATCATATCCAACAGATTAATgtggtttttagaaaataataaattacttgcCCCGGAACAAAGCggaaaatatttctattttataagtAATAACTGTgttaatatccacaaggaaaccaagttcctgtagttggctgtataccatataataaaaatttttccaataaatcctttataaaaaggtatataaaaaaccccgtCGGGCTAAGTAATAACTGTgttaatatccacaaggaaaccaagttcctgtagttggctgtataccatataataaaaatttttccaataaatcctttataaaaaggtatataaaaaaccccgtcgggctatgttaaaaagacaaaacgttttcggaataagtattccatcatcagtgtcctaaaatatttaaccacttaattaaaaagaacatgaaatgatttaaattttgactaaggttaatgtgaaATGTGGTTAACTGTGTTAATGTTTTCTGGAAAATGCCAATGTTTTACCCATATACtgagtgtaaaaataaagttcttttttcgtcttattttgcaacccctgtggaatttattaaaagggACACACCTACATTCTTTGGACAACAGTGAGTGCttgtaatttattataaactttattgaatagcaataaagttcaaattgactctacatctagtttaaaaatatttgtatgggaaaaagaaaatggcTCTTTTAGAGTTTTCCCGGAAATTGTTCGAATTTTTCttgccgtaaaaaccatccttagacttcaaggaacattttaaaaaagaattgttaagattggtccatgcgttgttgagttatgtgcgtaccaacacattttgcgatttatgtttatattatagattaccttaatttaataaaatttgttattcCATTTACGAAATtcgataaatttatttaaaatttttattcgaAATAAGTACCCAATAAAATCTTGATTTACTTTTAGCTAACTAAGCGCATATTTAAGTATTAAATATTATTCTAGCTGGACTAACTTTAAATGGTCAAACTTATCCTCTTGTAAAGACAGGTCTTCATTTTTCTCCAAAGCCATAGATAATATATATTTCGTTTAAGCAACAagtcttatttaacgcaaaaaaatattgtttactaaatttattaaatggattttctaacaaacctaccatagaagtctgaaggggccaaactggccctgtattaattattatcgttttctcggaaatttgacgatttcttttaactttctgtcggataaataaaattatatttatgtacgtttattcctagaaggtattttgttacatactgtttgttccttgaaagtattttgtttattgagcggtttattaggttctgctgactctcgtttctagaatattgaaacattcgttcaattgtgaaaattcaaggcgactgtaaagatgtctcgtcgtggactatcagagcttaaacttcttgaagaaatacgaaaaatacaagaagatgcttcgggaggtgaatctgaatttgcaaaaaattttgagtcagacgatgaacaatacgtaccaccacaaaataatgattcaagtgactctgatgcttcagagcagttagaaagttttattgtacaagactcaccaatttatgtaaacactgcttctacaactcaacagcacgagtcagctaattttatcgtgaatccaagtgcatctaagccaagtcacaagagaaaaagaggtcaacaaggaaaaactatttcaatcggagacaccgaacaatcgaaagacggaacaacgtggaaagttattgattctggatcagtacctggtaagattatgatttttagtatcttcatattcattgaatgtttgctcattacaggacgccgcgctcagcacaacatttatcgagaggaatcaggtcctacgtcgtatgcaaaaaggaacgtgaggaacaattgtgtggtaagtgcttggcatctaataatcaacgacagcatgttacgtcatataaaagaatgcactattgcagaagcacatcgatgtttgaaaaatgacacatggactataactttggaagaactggaggctgcccttgctattatgtacgcaagaggagtctacggcgccaaaaatttcccaactaacagcttgtggtcaacactatggggtcctcagttttttaggcaaactatgccacgagacagattcaaggatattataaaatatctcagatttgacataaagcaaacgagatctgaacgattgaaaaccgacaaatttgctctagcctctgcggtttggaatggatttatagaaaatagtggtgaATGTTACAAACCCggaataaaccttactgtggacgaacaactactgccttctaaagccaggtgcctgttcacacagtacatatcaaataagccggataagtttggtataaaattttggcttttgacatgcgtggaatcaaaatatattgtaaatggttacccttatactggcactgatcatctacgcaagaaagatacaagtgttggtgaacatgttgttttgcggttaatggaaaatcaactggaaaagggcaaaaatgttacgacagataactactttacatcgttaaaattggccaaggcattgcaaaaaaaattaaaaaaaatcggttgcctgtaaagtcggttttacgggcgaagattttacgtgacaacgtctttttctcggtaatatatttattgatatgaatattattaaattgcacaataggaacaaggaattgaatgaaaataagaattgcacaaattttaactatagaaatatattttgtttactaaaacattgtacatgtaaacttaaacttaactaa includes these proteins:
- the LOC140449945 gene encoding uncharacterized protein, translated to MQDTLRQIAGQMTVAKDCTKTLQKEVVVGSRKVLEDVKVLAEQKFAKVTVDNSKKVCEHVAKVEDKYFESERRIDVITEELGIGLNYYSDDESASDYEKIRKIQEDASGGESEFAKNFESDDEQYVPPQNNDSSDSDASEQLESFIVQDSPIYVNTASTTQQHESANFIVNPSASKPSHKRKRGQQGKTISIGDTEQSKDGTTWKVIDSGSVPGRRAQHNIYREESGPTSYAKRNVRNNCVVSAWHLIINDSMLRHIKECTIAEAHRCLKNDTWTITLEELEAALAIMYARGVYGAKNFPTNSLWSTLWGPQFFSQ